One genomic region from Streptomyces venezuelae encodes:
- a CDS encoding Crp/Fnr family transcriptional regulator, which produces MSLFGQDRSFLHALPAADRRSLIAEGAHRSYEPGEVMIREHDTTAYVLALLSGWSVVSVGTERGSRLILALRGAGEVVGDLAAVDLRPRSATVTALGAVEAVAVSGDRFRRFLAARPHATSLIMRQLATRLRSADVERRALASETVLQRLAARLVELAERAGRPADTGTVLQLPLPQHDLAAAIGATREAVAKALRLLREQDVVRTANRTVIVIDMRVLVLLAEGRARPRAEQADESPPDV; this is translated from the coding sequence ATGAGTCTCTTCGGGCAGGACCGCTCCTTTCTGCACGCCCTTCCGGCGGCCGACCGCCGCTCCCTCATCGCCGAGGGCGCCCACCGCTCCTACGAGCCCGGGGAGGTGATGATCCGCGAGCACGACACCACCGCCTACGTCCTCGCGCTGCTCTCCGGCTGGTCCGTCGTCTCCGTCGGCACCGAGCGCGGCTCCCGGCTCATCCTCGCCCTGCGCGGCGCCGGCGAGGTCGTCGGCGACCTCGCCGCCGTCGACCTCCGCCCGCGCAGCGCCACCGTCACCGCGCTCGGCGCGGTCGAGGCCGTGGCCGTCTCCGGCGACCGCTTCCGGCGCTTCCTCGCCGCCCGGCCGCACGCCACCTCGCTGATCATGCGCCAGCTCGCCACCCGGCTGCGCAGCGCCGACGTCGAACGCCGCGCGCTCGCCTCCGAGACGGTCCTCCAGCGCCTCGCCGCCCGCCTCGTCGAACTGGCGGAGCGCGCGGGCCGACCGGCCGACACCGGGACCGTCCTGCAACTCCCGCTGCCCCAGCACGACCTGGCGGCCGCCATCGGAGCCACCCGGGAAGCGGTGGCCAAGGCGCTGCGCCTGCTGCGGGAACAGGACGTCGTCCGGACCGCGAACCGCACCGTCATCGTCATCGACATGCGGGTCCTCGTGCTGCTCGCCGAGGGGCGCGCACGCCCCCGCGCGGAACAGGCGGACGAATCTCCGCCGGATGTGTAA